A stretch of Spirosoma oryzicola DNA encodes these proteins:
- a CDS encoding VCBS repeat-containing protein, producing MRISLIILMASLLAGCQLGQQQSADALFRKLSPDETHINFTNTVTDSKELNVFNYRNFYHGGGVAIGDVNNDGLSDVFLIANMGDNQLYLNKSEKGQESFQFDDITAKAGVAGKRAWSTGATFVDVNGDGRLDLYVCNAGNQPGDDRANELFINNGNDANGVPTFTERAAEYGLNDKGYSTHAAFFDYDRDGDLDMYLLNNSFLPVERLSYANIRDQRDSLGGHKLFRNWTIERSKGKATTSTTFTDVSEQAGIYGSLIGFGLGITIGDVNEDNWPDVYISNDFYERDYLYINNHDGTFRESIKDAMPHISLSSMGADVADVNNDGKLDIFVTDMLPGNDQRLKKTSTFESHDLEQLKLGRDFHYQFMQNMLHLNNGNQPDNNGLPVFSDVARFSGVDATDWSWGALIFDMDNDGLKDIFVANGIAKDVTNQDFINFLGDSENMAQIARQGGVNFKDFMDKAPSEAVPNYAFHNDGNLQFTNKALDWGLSEPDFSNGAAYGDLDNDGDLDLIVNNVNSPVAVYKNQSTEKRSTNYLKVKLKGQGLNQDAIGTKVMVYQSGDSTGSRMQLLQQMPNRGFQSSVDLNMVFGLGNQPQIDSVVVVWPDDKMQTILHPKANQLLTVRQQDANQIWKPSSSIQKPVFQDNTLAAGLAFTHKESPFVDYNRDALLKQQFSTQGPAMATGDVNGDGLDDIFFGGASGQSHQLFVQQAGGTFTDKTPTAIRQDTTYEAVDAVLFDADGDKDLDLYVVSGSNEFGADADELLDRLYLNDGKGGFTRSETNLPNLKASGSCVAAADYDQDGDIDLFIGARMIPGQYGVNPASYLLTNDGTGNFKNYTKRFLPEVDQLGMVTAATWADLNGDQYPELLVVGDWEPIRVFENKRGKLSQSSVMTITGINGEALKTNGWWNCVTAGDADGDGDLDLVVGNLGLNSRIRVSQTVPAELYAGDFDHNGTMEQIINCADETGELYPMVLKHDLQKEMPSIKKKYVKYNDYAGKKITDILDEDQLKQAVVKQSFISRSVLLVNDGKGKLTLQTLPAEAQFSPMCNATFLDYDGDGRTDLALAGNFFDVLPEIGRYDASYGVILRNEGKAKQHSVKYTSINPAVSGFFVRGQVRRMKRLAQGQLILAKNNDRAQLFTLKTPTANGSRTAMAR from the coding sequence ATGCGCATTAGTTTGATTATTCTGATGGCAAGCTTGTTAGCTGGTTGTCAGTTAGGGCAACAGCAGTCCGCTGATGCTTTGTTTCGTAAGTTGTCGCCTGACGAAACCCACATTAATTTTACCAATACAGTAACCGACTCCAAAGAGCTTAATGTTTTCAACTACCGTAACTTCTATCACGGTGGCGGAGTCGCTATTGGCGATGTTAACAACGACGGTTTGTCCGATGTGTTCCTAATCGCGAACATGGGCGATAACCAGTTATACCTGAATAAATCGGAGAAGGGGCAGGAGTCTTTCCAGTTTGACGATATCACGGCGAAAGCAGGAGTGGCTGGTAAGCGGGCCTGGAGCACGGGCGCTACGTTTGTGGATGTTAACGGCGACGGACGGCTGGATCTATACGTGTGTAATGCCGGTAACCAGCCGGGTGATGATCGGGCAAACGAGCTATTCATCAATAACGGTAACGATGCGAATGGTGTCCCAACCTTCACGGAACGAGCCGCCGAATATGGTCTGAACGATAAAGGCTACTCGACACACGCGGCTTTCTTCGATTACGACCGCGACGGTGATCTGGATATGTATCTGCTCAACAACAGTTTCTTGCCTGTCGAACGATTATCCTATGCCAACATACGGGATCAGCGGGACTCGTTGGGCGGGCATAAGTTATTCCGTAACTGGACGATAGAGCGGAGCAAGGGAAAAGCAACTACTTCGACCACCTTTACCGATGTATCGGAGCAGGCAGGAATTTATGGAAGCCTGATCGGTTTCGGACTAGGCATTACCATTGGTGATGTAAATGAAGACAACTGGCCGGATGTATACATCTCCAACGATTTTTACGAGCGGGATTATCTGTACATTAACAACCACGACGGTACGTTTCGAGAGTCGATAAAAGACGCGATGCCGCACATCAGCCTGTCATCAATGGGAGCGGATGTGGCCGACGTCAATAATGACGGGAAGCTCGACATCTTTGTGACCGATATGCTGCCCGGTAATGACCAGCGCCTGAAAAAAACGTCGACGTTCGAAAGCCACGATCTGGAACAGCTTAAGCTCGGTCGCGATTTCCATTACCAGTTTATGCAGAACATGCTGCATCTGAACAACGGCAATCAGCCGGATAACAACGGACTACCTGTTTTCAGCGATGTAGCGCGTTTTTCGGGTGTTGATGCGACGGACTGGAGTTGGGGCGCGTTGATATTCGACATGGACAACGATGGTCTTAAAGATATTTTTGTCGCGAATGGAATCGCGAAAGATGTAACGAATCAGGACTTCATCAACTTTTTGGGCGATAGCGAAAACATGGCTCAGATTGCCCGGCAGGGGGGAGTTAATTTCAAAGACTTCATGGATAAAGCGCCCTCGGAAGCCGTTCCGAACTACGCCTTTCACAACGACGGAAACTTACAGTTTACGAACAAGGCGCTGGATTGGGGACTTTCGGAACCCGATTTTTCGAACGGGGCCGCCTATGGAGACTTAGACAATGACGGCGACCTGGATTTGATCGTAAATAATGTCAATTCGCCCGTCGCCGTTTATAAAAATCAATCGACGGAAAAGCGCAGCACGAATTATTTAAAAGTAAAGCTGAAAGGGCAGGGCCTAAACCAGGACGCTATCGGAACCAAAGTGATGGTTTATCAGTCGGGGGATTCGACGGGTTCGCGGATGCAGTTGTTACAGCAGATGCCGAATCGTGGATTCCAGTCGTCCGTCGATTTGAACATGGTGTTTGGCCTGGGTAATCAGCCGCAGATTGATTCGGTTGTGGTGGTATGGCCCGATGATAAAATGCAGACCATACTGCATCCCAAAGCGAATCAGCTATTGACCGTTCGTCAGCAGGATGCTAACCAGATATGGAAGCCTTCCAGTAGCATTCAAAAGCCCGTTTTTCAGGATAATACGCTCGCTGCGGGACTAGCGTTCACCCACAAGGAAAGTCCCTTTGTCGATTACAATCGCGATGCGTTGTTGAAGCAGCAATTTTCTACGCAGGGCCCGGCAATGGCTACCGGCGACGTGAATGGAGACGGTTTAGACGATATATTCTTTGGTGGAGCAAGCGGCCAATCACATCAACTGTTCGTGCAGCAGGCAGGGGGTACGTTTACGGATAAAACGCCAACGGCAATCAGGCAGGACACGACCTATGAAGCTGTAGACGCCGTACTTTTCGATGCTGACGGCGATAAGGATCTCGACCTGTATGTGGTATCAGGGAGTAACGAATTTGGCGCTGATGCTGATGAACTGCTGGACCGTTTGTACCTGAACGATGGGAAAGGGGGTTTCACCCGTTCAGAAACGAACCTGCCTAATTTAAAAGCGAGTGGTTCGTGCGTAGCCGCTGCCGACTACGATCAGGACGGTGATATTGATTTGTTTATTGGCGCTCGAATGATTCCGGGTCAGTATGGCGTCAATCCCGCCAGCTATTTGCTCACCAATGATGGCACCGGAAATTTTAAAAACTATACCAAACGATTCCTGCCCGAAGTGGATCAATTGGGTATGGTTACGGCTGCTACCTGGGCCGACCTCAACGGCGATCAGTACCCGGAACTACTGGTTGTCGGTGATTGGGAACCCATACGCGTGTTCGAAAACAAGCGCGGTAAGTTGAGTCAATCGTCGGTGATGACGATCACCGGGATCAATGGAGAAGCCTTAAAAACCAACGGCTGGTGGAACTGCGTAACGGCAGGCGACGCGGATGGGGATGGCGATCTGGATCTGGTTGTCGGTAACTTAGGCCTTAATTCGCGCATTCGGGTAAGTCAGACGGTACCCGCTGAACTCTACGCGGGAGATTTTGATCACAACGGCACCATGGAGCAGATTATCAACTGCGCCGACGAAACGGGTGAATTGTACCCGATGGTACTGAAACATGATTTGCAGAAAGAGATGCCTAGCATCAAAAAGAAATACGTGAAGTACAATGATTATGCTGGTAAAAAAATCACGGACATACTGGATGAAGATCAGCTAAAGCAGGCTGTCGTCAAGCAATCGTTTATAAGCAGGTCCGTACTGCTGGTGAATGATGGAAAAGGTAAGCTTACCCTGCAAACGCTACCGGCCGAAGCCCAGTTTTCGCCCATGTGCAATGCGACATTCCTCGATTACGACGGCGACGGTCGAACCGACTTGGCATTGGCGGGTAATTTCTTCGATGTGCTGCCCGAAATTGGCCGTTACGACGCTAGTTATGGAGTTATCTTACGAAACGAAGGAAAAGCCAAACAGCATTCTGTAAAATACACGTCAATTAATCCCGCCGTATCGGGTTTCTTTGTACGTGGTCAGGTCCGACGGATGAAACGCCTGGCGCAGGGACAACTGATTCTGGCGAAGAACAACGACCGCGCGCAATTATTTACGCTTAAAACACCCACTGCCAACGGTTCCAGAACCGCTATGGCACGCTAA
- a CDS encoding RagB/SusD family nutrient uptake outer membrane protein gives MKTISIKVVMGCAALLLAGQACTDLTEKTFDVLPTSGDFGNTQAQRNALIGPLYNGLGDYWSNMTDLNTTTDEQVVPTRGGDWKDGDKWVRYYTHTWDPVTDNSVFNDRWNWCYNNITAINQQLGTLTDATSIAELKTLRAFFHYQAMDLFGNVIIANQLGGSTPQQSTRAQVFAFVEKELLDNRAALSSTVGGANYGRMNKYVSDMILAKLYLNAQVYTGTPRWKDAVTRLDTIIGSGKFALASDFLSNFSTQNQGSAEIILATPFSSTKRTGFRPQMQTLHYLHQLTYNLGQQPWNGFCAVTEFYNSFDDKDARKRMWLVGPQYKADGTPLIDDSQPVVLNPEVTTLAYQAGYVGRSAGARNAKYQIQRNNFTQDSWQDNDFIIYRLGDAYLMRAEANLRLGNAAAAVTDANIIRARAGMSAYTTTTLTLNELLAERGRELAWEMHRRQDLIRFGQYTKAWRLKAASQDYRTLFPIPRDQISLNPNLKQNPGY, from the coding sequence ATGAAAACTATAAGTATAAAAGTCGTAATGGGCTGTGCAGCGCTGCTATTAGCTGGACAAGCCTGTACAGACTTGACCGAAAAAACGTTCGATGTATTGCCTACATCGGGTGATTTTGGCAATACACAAGCTCAGCGGAATGCCTTGATCGGACCGCTTTACAATGGTCTTGGTGACTATTGGAGCAACATGACCGATCTGAACACGACGACGGACGAACAGGTTGTACCTACCCGTGGAGGTGACTGGAAGGATGGCGACAAGTGGGTTCGGTATTATACCCACACCTGGGATCCTGTTACCGATAACAGCGTATTCAATGATCGTTGGAACTGGTGTTATAACAATATCACAGCGATTAATCAGCAGCTAGGAACGCTTACTGACGCGACTAGCATTGCCGAGTTGAAAACGCTGCGGGCATTTTTCCACTACCAGGCGATGGACCTGTTTGGTAATGTAATTATTGCCAATCAGTTGGGAGGATCGACACCCCAGCAGAGCACCCGTGCGCAGGTATTTGCGTTTGTTGAAAAAGAATTGCTGGATAACCGGGCTGCTTTATCGAGTACAGTAGGAGGAGCGAATTACGGGCGTATGAATAAGTACGTCTCAGATATGATCCTAGCTAAACTGTACTTGAACGCACAGGTTTATACGGGTACCCCACGCTGGAAAGATGCCGTGACCCGTCTGGATACGATCATTGGTTCGGGCAAGTTTGCACTGGCTTCTGATTTTTTAAGCAACTTCTCGACTCAGAACCAGGGTTCGGCCGAAATCATTCTGGCTACGCCGTTCAGCAGCACCAAACGGACTGGATTCCGCCCGCAGATGCAGACCCTGCACTACCTGCATCAGCTGACCTATAACCTGGGGCAACAGCCTTGGAATGGATTCTGTGCAGTTACGGAGTTCTATAACTCGTTCGATGACAAAGACGCCCGCAAAAGAATGTGGCTCGTTGGACCGCAGTATAAAGCGGATGGTACGCCGTTGATCGATGATTCGCAACCGGTAGTTCTTAATCCTGAAGTAACGACGCTTGCTTATCAGGCTGGTTATGTAGGTCGGTCGGCTGGTGCTCGGAACGCGAAATACCAGATTCAGCGGAACAACTTTACGCAGGATTCGTGGCAGGATAACGATTTCATTATCTACCGTTTGGGTGATGCGTACCTGATGCGGGCTGAAGCTAACCTGCGTCTTGGCAATGCGGCAGCTGCCGTTACGGATGCAAACATAATTCGTGCCCGTGCCGGTATGTCGGCTTACACAACGACGACACTTACGTTGAATGAGCTGCTGGCAGAGCGCGGACGCGAACTGGCGTGGGAAATGCACCGTCGTCAAGACCTGATCCGGTTTGGACAGTACACCAAAGCATGGCGCTTGAAAGCTGCCTCACAGGATTACCGGACGCTGTTCCCAATCCCAAGAGACCAGATATCCCTCAATCCAAACCTGAAGCAAAATCCTGGTTATTAA
- a CDS encoding SusC/RagA family TonB-linked outer membrane protein, translating to MMDKSYKMSRFAGYVGQVGTPQPQLFGRNALGSFLTMLVMMLLLSNSAAWAQGRTVTGTVTDPSGATLPGVSVQIKGTQRGTNTDASGKYTLNNVPDNATLVLSFIGYTSQEVPVGNRSSVDVKLADDTKALEEVVVVGYGTAKRKDLTGSVAQVTSREFNPGINPNPLQAIQGKVAGLVITTPSGDPNQQPTVRLRGYTSLAGGSEPLYVVDGMIGVPISQVNPNDIESMDVLKDASAAAIYGSRAANGVIIVTTKRGKAGQATVAFNNYVGVETISRRLDLLDGPGYVNAVTQIKGASALSDGQRFPKDASGNYYNTNWIDQVTRTAITNNHNIAVSGGSQTFSYRGSVDYINQQGIVKNTGFDRIIGRINLDQKALDNRLNVQYNLQYTRTNQKFSDNGILRRAAQFLPTLPVRYTDPTSLTNNLGGYAEVGGAFDLNNPVAMLENVTNNGTRNTAILGANLRYEIIDGLTFGVNAQLQNDQTNNNYVTNPAIKAYAGNNGRAERRQYNTLNQLLETTLTYNRSLGTSSNLSLLGGYSFQQLDNDGFAAANSAFVTTSTGFNNLGLGSGTLIYPSNTFANSYRNQSKLISFFGRATVNLVDKYNVTATVRRDGSSKFGTNNKWGIFPSIAAGWNLSNESFFPKSNVVNFVKLRVGWGQTGNSEGINPYTSTQLYGQKGTYYDGTVGDFLPGYGITQNANPNLKWEVVGQTNVGIDFQMFSSRFSGSIEYYNKLTSDMLYNINVPADGVNYFANTILANIGSMSNSGFEISFGGDIIKKGDFNWNARIVGSYNKNKIVSLTNDQFNIGQVRFNPFSGRGLSDVYASILTVGRPLGEFNNVPTFAGSYNSDGQPLLRPASGDTPTPSVALADAAAAVAAGNPINQGNPQPFLNGSFINSFRYKNFDLNFLLRGVFGNKILNNTRSNYSIPGSILETNMLRDVTSLPNNYGVNVLSTNWIESGTFVRLNNWQIGYNVPVRPNKYFSGARVYVGGNNLFVITAYKGIDPELQAAGNLASNNTNGLVSNPASSGVTTGNLPIGQAPNPVGLDDANAGFYPKTRTFQLGLNLTF from the coding sequence ATGATGGACAAATCCTACAAAATGAGCCGCTTCGCGGGTTACGTAGGTCAGGTTGGGACTCCCCAACCCCAGCTGTTTGGACGGAACGCTTTGGGAAGCTTCCTGACAATGCTGGTAATGATGCTGCTGTTGAGCAACTCGGCGGCATGGGCGCAAGGACGGACTGTAACAGGTACAGTAACTGATCCGTCAGGAGCTACCTTGCCGGGGGTAAGTGTACAAATTAAAGGTACACAGCGGGGGACAAACACAGACGCATCCGGTAAGTACACGCTTAACAATGTGCCTGACAATGCCACGCTTGTACTAAGTTTCATTGGCTACACCTCCCAGGAAGTACCTGTTGGTAACCGGTCTTCGGTTGACGTAAAACTGGCGGACGACACTAAAGCACTTGAAGAAGTCGTTGTCGTTGGTTACGGTACTGCGAAACGGAAAGATCTGACAGGTTCGGTAGCACAGGTAACTTCCAGAGAATTTAACCCTGGTATCAACCCCAACCCGTTACAGGCTATTCAAGGTAAAGTAGCTGGTCTGGTTATCACGACTCCATCGGGTGACCCCAACCAACAGCCAACCGTTCGTCTGCGCGGGTATACCTCGCTGGCTGGTGGTTCTGAGCCTCTTTACGTAGTTGACGGTATGATTGGTGTCCCAATCAGCCAGGTAAACCCGAACGACATCGAGTCAATGGACGTATTGAAAGATGCGTCGGCAGCGGCCATCTATGGTTCGCGGGCTGCTAACGGGGTAATCATCGTTACAACCAAGCGTGGTAAAGCAGGACAGGCGACGGTTGCATTCAATAACTACGTGGGTGTTGAAACGATTTCAAGACGCCTTGATTTACTTGATGGCCCAGGCTACGTTAATGCGGTAACGCAAATCAAAGGGGCTTCGGCACTTAGCGATGGTCAGCGTTTCCCAAAAGATGCCAGCGGAAACTATTACAACACGAACTGGATCGACCAGGTAACGCGTACAGCGATCACGAACAACCACAATATTGCGGTATCGGGCGGTTCGCAGACATTTAGCTACCGTGGCTCGGTTGATTATATCAATCAGCAGGGTATTGTTAAAAACACGGGTTTTGATCGGATCATTGGCCGCATCAACTTAGATCAGAAAGCATTGGACAACCGGTTGAACGTTCAGTATAACCTGCAATACACGCGCACCAATCAGAAATTTTCTGATAATGGTATTCTGCGTCGTGCTGCTCAGTTTCTGCCTACGTTGCCTGTTCGGTATACAGACCCTACTAGTTTGACTAATAACCTTGGTGGTTACGCTGAAGTGGGTGGCGCGTTCGATTTGAACAACCCGGTTGCTATGCTGGAGAACGTAACTAACAATGGGACACGTAACACCGCTATCTTGGGTGCTAACCTACGTTACGAGATTATCGACGGTTTAACCTTCGGTGTGAATGCTCAATTGCAGAATGACCAGACCAACAATAACTACGTAACGAACCCGGCTATCAAAGCGTACGCTGGTAACAACGGTCGGGCTGAACGCCGTCAGTATAATACGCTCAACCAACTGCTCGAAACGACGCTTACGTACAACCGGAGCCTTGGTACAAGCAGTAACCTTTCGTTGTTAGGCGGTTATTCGTTCCAGCAATTGGACAATGATGGATTTGCCGCTGCGAACAGCGCCTTTGTGACGACTTCTACTGGATTCAACAACTTAGGTTTGGGAAGTGGTACACTGATTTACCCAAGTAACACGTTTGCCAACTCGTACCGGAACCAAAGCAAACTGATCTCGTTCTTCGGTCGGGCAACGGTTAATCTGGTTGACAAGTATAATGTGACGGCTACGGTACGTCGGGATGGTAGCTCTAAATTTGGTACGAACAACAAATGGGGTATTTTCCCATCGATCGCTGCGGGCTGGAATCTTTCGAATGAATCGTTCTTCCCCAAATCAAACGTGGTGAACTTCGTGAAGCTACGGGTAGGTTGGGGACAGACAGGAAACTCGGAGGGTATCAACCCATACACATCAACTCAGCTGTATGGTCAGAAAGGTACCTACTACGATGGTACTGTCGGCGACTTCCTGCCAGGTTATGGTATCACGCAGAATGCTAACCCCAACCTCAAATGGGAGGTTGTTGGCCAAACCAACGTTGGTATCGACTTCCAGATGTTTAGCAGCCGTTTCTCGGGATCGATCGAGTATTATAACAAGCTGACAAGCGACATGCTGTATAATATCAACGTACCTGCTGATGGAGTAAACTACTTTGCTAATACCATCCTGGCTAACATTGGTAGCATGAGCAACAGCGGGTTTGAAATCTCGTTTGGTGGCGACATCATCAAGAAAGGCGACTTTAACTGGAATGCCCGGATCGTTGGCTCGTACAACAAGAACAAAATTGTATCGCTAACGAATGATCAGTTCAACATCGGTCAGGTTCGCTTCAATCCGTTCAGTGGTCGAGGCTTGTCTGACGTATACGCGTCGATCCTGACAGTGGGCCGTCCGTTGGGCGAGTTCAACAACGTACCCACGTTTGCTGGCAGCTACAATTCGGATGGACAACCCTTGTTGCGTCCCGCTTCGGGCGACACCCCTACGCCGAGTGTAGCATTGGCTGATGCCGCAGCAGCAGTTGCTGCTGGCAACCCAATCAACCAGGGTAATCCGCAGCCATTCTTGAATGGTTCGTTTATTAACTCGTTCCGGTACAAAAACTTCGATTTGAACTTCCTGTTGCGTGGTGTGTTCGGTAACAAAATTCTGAACAATACGCGTTCGAACTACTCGATTCCTGGATCGATCCTGGAAACAAATATGTTGCGTGACGTAACGTCGCTACCAAACAACTACGGCGTCAACGTACTGTCGACCAACTGGATCGAGAGCGGTACGTTTGTTCGGTTGAACAACTGGCAGATCGGCTACAACGTCCCCGTTCGGCCAAACAAGTACTTCTCGGGTGCTCGGGTTTATGTGGGGGGTAACAACCTGTTCGTCATTACGGCATACAAAGGTATCGATCCTGAGTTACAGGCAGCTGGTAACCTAGCTAGTAACAACACCAATGGCTTAGTGTCGAATCCTGCATCAAGTGGTGTAACGACAGGTAACCTGCCAATCGGGCAAGCTCCGAACCCAGTCGGGTTGGACGATGCTAACGCTGGTTTCTATCCAAAAACACGTACATTCCAGTTGGGTCTGAATCTGACATTCTAA